ACACGCGCAACGGTTACCGGATGCGGCCGTGGGACACCCGGGCCGGGTCGATCGAGCTGGCCGTGCCCCGGCTGCGGTCCGGCTCCTACTTCCCGGACTTCCTGCTGGACAAGCGGCGCCGGGCCGAGCGGGCGCTCACCTCGGTGGTGGCAACCTCCTACCTGCTGGGCGTCTCGACCCGGCGCGTGGAGAGGCTCGCCGAGGCGATGGGCATCACCTCGCTGTCGAAGTCGCAGGTCTCGGTGATGGCCGCCGACCTGGACGGCCTGGTGGAGCAGTTCCGCTCCCGGCCGCTGGACGCCGGCCCGTACACCTTCGTCTGGATCGACGCACTGACTCAGAAGGTCCGCGAGGGCGGTCGGACGGTGAACGTGCACGCCTTGGTCGCCACCGGCGTCAACGCCGAGGGGTATCGGGAGATTCTCGGCCTGGACGTGGTGGCGTCAGAAGACGGCGCCGGCTGGCTGGCGTTCCTGCGTGGCCTGGTCGCCCGTGGCCTGTCGGGGGTGGAGATGGTCACCTCCGACTGCCACGCCGGGCTGCGTGACGCGATCGCCTCGACGCTGCCGGGGGCGTCGTGGCAGAGGTGCCGGGCGCACTACGCGCGAAATTTGCTGTGCCGGGTGGCGAAGTCGGCGCAGCCGTGGGTGGCCACGATGCTGCGCACCGTCTTCGAGCAGCCCGATCGCGACTCGGTCCATGCCCAGCACCGCCATGTGGTGGAGGCGTTGGAGGCGAAGTATCCGGCCGCCGCGGCGCATCTGGACGAGGCCAGGGACGACATTCTGGCGTTCACCTCTTTTCCCAAGGCCGTGTGGCGGCAGGTGTGGTCGAACAATCCTCAGGAGCGGCTGAACAAGGAGATCAGGAGGCGGACCGACGTGGTCGGCATCTTCCCTGGCCGGGAGGCGGTCATCCGGCTGATCGGCGCGGTGCTGGCCGAGCAGAACGACGAGTGGACCGAACAGCGCCGTTACATGGGCCTGGAGATTCTCGCTGAATGCCGGGCGAAGACCGGGAAGACCGACTCGGAGAATGAGACAAACGATGCTAAAGTGAATATTGAGGCGATTGCTTCCTGATAGTCCACCGGATTACGGGTGGCCCTCTCAAACACCACCTCCCCGGACGTGGCCCCAGACCCGCGCCGAATCACCCGGAGCCCCACCGAACCCGTGAAACTTCGACATGACCTCACACACGTTCACGCGAACATATGCGCTCGTGTTGTTCGACTGGCTGAACAACACCGATCTGGACACCGTGCCGATCACACACCCTGCGCAAAAACAGGCACTGGCCGACGTGCGGTCCCGATTCGAATGGGCCGCCGATGTCGACATCACCGAATCGACCGCCGAGGAGATCGCCATCGCCCAAGCCGAGGTCGCCAAGGACATGGGCTGGTAGAAATCCGGGGCGCCTCACGCCGCACCTCCCTCGGCATCCAGGCCCAGCGCGGCGTCGTGGTCGGCCAGGCGCCGCTGTTCGGCCTCGGCCTCGCTCGCCGGTCGCACCACGTTGACCCGCTCGCGGCGCAGCACTCGCGCAGTCTCGACATGAACCGCATCCGACAGCGTCTGACGAGCGGCCCAGGCCCGTTCGTGATCAGCGACGCTCTTGCCATCACAGAACGCCCTCACCCGGGCCAGGTCGGCGACGACCTCGATGCGGCGTCCGATCACCGCCGGATGCACCGAGTAGTCGTTGGCGTCCAGACGGACGTAGTGGTCACGAGCCAGCCGGGTGGAGCGCCGCCAGCCAACCGCCGGGGCCACCGGCGGCAGCGTGAGCATCCCGGCCCGATCCGCGGCGATCCGCTCGGCCGCCGCGCAGCCCAGCACCCGCCGCATCCGGGTTGAGACTTGGCCTTCCATCTGCAGCAGGACTATGCCTCGCCACCATGAGATCCATGATCATTGCACGTATATCGCACGGCGAGCCGCTAGAGGAAACACTCGGGACGTGAACGTAGAACCTGCGGATGCGAACTGCAACTCTGAGACGGGTCATCGGTGGCGTCCGTGGAGCTCAGCACGAATACAACAATCAGCCGCGCGGTCAAGGCCTGTAGACGTTCGACAGCGGCAGATAGGAGCCGAAGTGGTCGACCACGATGTCTGCCACGGCCTCCGCATCATCGAGCCCATCAACCTCAAGGACCCGTATGCCCAGGCGACGAGCGGAGCGGGCGGCCTCGTCGGCGACGAGGCGGTCTCGGGCGAGCCGGTTGCGCTGTGCTCGATCAGGGTCACTGACCGTGTGATCGACGGCGGCGGCACGGGGCAGTTCGCGGAGCTGACGCTCACGGAATTCCTCCCTCGGCACCATCACGATCATTCGACGGGGTGAGTCGATGATGGGGGCCACCAGTTCGGGACGCAGTCCCCAACCTTCGGCGATGATGGGTCGCCCCGATACCAGGCCGCGCAGGTCGTCCAAAACCCACTCGAACCGCGTGGGGAAGCCAGCCAAGGTCTCGTCGGCCATCTCTTGAGGGCCGGTGTTCACCCAGACGCTGTCCGGGTCGGGGTCTGCGGTGGGCTCGCCAAGTCGCGCTCGGCGTGCGATCGACGGTCATTGTGTGCACGCGCGTCGTGATAGTCGTAGTGGTATGCGGTCAGCCCGTACCGGGTGGCCAGCAGCCTGGCGACGGTGGATTTGCCGGCCCATTGGCCACCTCCGATCCATAGGGCGCTGTGCAAAGTGCCGGAGGGATCCCAAACCTCACTATCTGTAGCGTTCACGGTTACAGCCTGACAGCGTGCAGACCAAAGAAACAGTCTTGTTCTGCCTGCCTGGCCGGGAGATGATCGTAGAGAGGGGAAGCGGCACACTCTCCGCTCGCAACTTGTCGAACGCCTCTGGCGCCGTAGCGCCTCCTGCCCCTTGAGCGTCCACCTGAAATCCGCCGGTTCAGGGGTCCAGCTCGGAGATCAGCCACGTCGCTCGATGAGCCAGGGTGAGGAACAAACCCTGAATCGTCGATCGCCCACAAGCACGTACGGTGACCGACCATGCCTTGGCGATCGTAGGGGCCGCATCTGGGCGGCGGCGTGGCAACCCCGTCGGAGCGTTCGATCAGTGTGGCGCGGCAGGCGTACGGCGGCCGGCCCGTAATCCCGTGCCGTCTGGGACCGGTGCCCACGCCGCACGCCCGGTCGGCGGGCGGCAGAGGGCCGGGTACGGCGGCGCGCCGCGCCGCCGCTTGATACCTCATGAGAACAATTCGGCAGTAACTCAGGCCGCGACCGCTGGTGTGCTGTTGCTCAGGACTTGGTGAAGAGGTTGAGCACCTCGCTGAAGCCGTTGGTGAGGCTGTCGAGCAGAGCTTTGCCTTTTTCGGCGGTGGCCAGGGATGGGCGGCCGATGACCCCGCTGTCCGTGTAGGCCCGCATGCCCATGGTCAGGAGATGGCGGCGGTCGTCTGCGATCCAGTCGGCGGACTGGTAGCGGGGGCGAATCACCTCGGGGCAGGCGTGCAGCAGGAGAGAGGTCTCCAGCTCTCCGGCGTGCATGTCCTCGTGCGTGGAGCTGGTGAGCTGAGCGGCGGCCCGCGCTTCGTTCCAGTCTTCGCGGGTGGGAAACAACGCCATGCTGCGGCCTTCGGCGTTGGCCTCCTGGACGACGTTGCTCAGGACGTAGTTGCCTCCGTGGCCGTTGACGACGACCAGGGCCGTAGGGCCGGAGCGGGTGACAGAGGCGTAGACGTCGGTGACGATCGCGTGCAGGGTCCGCGCGGAGATGCTGACCGTCCCCGGCCAGGCGCTGTGCTCATGCGAGCAGGAGATCGTCACGGGCGGAAGCAACAGGACGGGGTAGGCATCGGCGATCTGGCGGGCGATCAGGGTGGCCACGATGGTGTCGGTACTGAGGGGCAGATGGTCACCGTGCTGTTCGAAGCTGCCGACAGGAAGGATCGCGACCTGGGCGTTGCGGTCTCGTTCCTCGGTGGTGGTCGCGGTGGGCAGCAGGGTGGTCACCGGTCTCCTTGTGGCTGAGGTGCTGGCAGGGAGAAGGACTCCGAGAGGATGTCGAGCCTGATGAGCAAGTCTGCCACGGAGGGGTCTGCCGTCCATCGGGTCAGATGACCGCGTAGTGCTGTGAACTGGGCGGTGACCCGGCTGGAGCGAAGAGCCTGCATGCGGGGAGAGGGCGTCTTCGGTCACCGCGCAGGCGTGTTCGCGTTCACCCGCTATGGCGTAGGCGGTCGCCATACGGGTCAGGAACAAGACGTGATCGCGTGCCCGGCTGGATTCGGACCGCTGGGAGCGGCTGGCCTCGAATATCGGAATGGCCGCGGTGGCCTGGCCCAGCAGGACGCGGGTCGCGCCTGTCTCCATGGCGATGTAGGCGGGAGTGCAATGCCAGGCCGGAGGGCAGGGATTCATCCGCCGCACCCTCCAACTAAACGGCAGTCCGGAAGTTCACGAAACCTGTCGATGGCCGATCCGGCAGGCCTGCGATATATGGAGGGCGCTGCTCTCCGGCGAGGCCCGATAGGCGGATGCAGCATGGTCGATCTTGGTCTTCCGTGTCGCCGCATCACGGGTCGGCGCCCAACTGCAACTCGAACTGCGACTACGGCGGTGTTCGGAGATCAAAAAGGCCCTCTCCCCGTGTCTCGGGAGAGGGCCTCTGTTCTGCGGAGGCTCGGGGATTTGAACCCCGGATGGGCGGTAAACCCAAACCGCATTAGCAGTGACCAGATGTAGCGTTCACCGGTGTCCGTAGACGTCCTGAGCTGGGAAGCCGTACGTCAGCGGGCACCGGTGTACGTGCACGAACTGCTCACCTGATTGCTCACCTCTCTGCATCCCTCTGACGAGGACGAATCCCGCAGACTAGGGTTGAGGCGCTCGACGATCTTTCTCCTCGGACACCAAAGGAACGGGACCGATGGCGGAGTACGTACGCGCCTTCACGACGGCAGAGAGCGCTCAGGAGGCGGACACGCTTGCCCGGAGCATCCTTGAGGCAAGACTCGCGGCGGAGGTCCACATCGCCGGCCCGATTCGTTTGCTCCGCTGGTGGGAGGATCTCGTGGAAGAGACTCAGGAGTGGGAACTCACGATGACGACAACTCGTGAGCGGTTGCCTGCACTGGAAAAACACGTGAGTAAGAACCTCCATCCTGACGGTCGGCCCAAACTCGTTTCAATCTCTCTGACCTACAGGGATTATGAGCTTCCGTGAAGCAGTGTTAATAAAAAAGTCACCGCAGGCGAAGGCCAACGGAGTGATTATCATAGAATTAACGGCACTCCTCGGCGCCATAAATTCGTTGACGGTATATCTACACCTTCTTACCACAACAACGCTTAACCTTCTTTCTTGAACCGCACAGGCAAGGAGCATTGCGGCTCAAATTTCCATGGATTAAACGACGAGATTCGCTGATTGCTCTATCTAGAAGCGAAAAACTTTCTTGTGTTTGCGGATGATTTTC
This region of Streptosporangium sp. NBC_01495 genomic DNA includes:
- a CDS encoding IS256 family transposase; this encodes MVPATGEYFDDTLAAASPDLLRTMIREFAQRMMDAEVEQLCGAGYGEVSDQRTNTRNGYRMRPWDTRAGSIELAVPRLRSGSYFPDFLLDKRRRAERALTSVVATSYLLGVSTRRVERLAEAMGITSLSKSQVSVMAADLDGLVEQFRSRPLDAGPYTFVWIDALTQKVREGGRTVNVHALVATGVNAEGYREILGLDVVASEDGAGWLAFLRGLVARGLSGVEMVTSDCHAGLRDAIASTLPGASWQRCRAHYARNLLCRVAKSAQPWVATMLRTVFEQPDRDSVHAQHRHVVEALEAKYPAAAAHLDEARDDILAFTSFPKAVWRQVWSNNPQERLNKEIRRRTDVVGIFPGREAVIRLIGAVLAEQNDEWTEQRRYMGLEILAECRAKTGKTDSENETNDAKVNIEAIAS
- a CDS encoding creatininase family protein; translation: MTTLLPTATTTEERDRNAQVAILPVGSFEQHGDHLPLSTDTIVATLIARQIADAYPVLLLPPVTISCSHEHSAWPGTVSISARTLHAIVTDVYASVTRSGPTALVVVNGHGGNYVLSNVVQEANAEGRSMALFPTREDWNEARAAAQLTSSTHEDMHAGELETSLLLHACPEVIRPRYQSADWIADDRRHLLTMGMRAYTDSGVIGRPSLATAEKGKALLDSLTNGFSEVLNLFTKS
- the cutA gene encoding divalent-cation tolerance protein CutA; translated protein: MAEYVRAFTTAESAQEADTLARSILEARLAAEVHIAGPIRLLRWWEDLVEETQEWELTMTTTRERLPALEKHVSKNLHPDGRPKLVSISLTYRDYELP